The Brassica napus cultivar Da-Ae chromosome C7, Da-Ae, whole genome shotgun sequence genome has a segment encoding these proteins:
- the LOC106387345 gene encoding WD repeat-containing protein 70: protein MEDELEAMRAHFPLSFGKTSNVSPPTESIHSATRRADAGASSDSKSNSGFPSLSNSWIQSVRRPKRNRNSSGGAKSEDDVSVGPPPPPTQEDEGVMVGPPRDGNDSDDDDMIGPPPPPRTADVDSDEDDVDDEEEENRYKMPLSNEIQLKGHTKIVSCLAVDNAGARVLSGSYDYTVRMYDFQGMNSRLQSFRQIEPSEGHQVRSLSWSPTSGQFLCVTGSAQAKIYDRDGLSLGEFMKGDMYIRDLKNTKGHICGLTFGEWHPKNKQTILTSSEDGSLRIWDVNNFLSQTQVIKPKLARPGRIPVTTCAWDREGKRIAGGIGDGSIQIWSLKPGWGSRPDVYVGKAHTDDITSVKFSSDGRILLSRSFDGSLKVWDLRQMKEALKAFDGLPNYYPQTNVAFSPDEQIILTGTSVEKDSTIGGLLCFYDRTKLEIVQKVGISPTCSVVQCAWHPRLNQIFATSGDKSQGGTHILYDPTQSERGACVCVARAPRKKSVDDYQPEPVIHNPHALPLFRDAPSRKRQREKTLKDPLKAHKPELPMTGPGHGGRVGTTGSGLLTQYLLKQGGMIKETWMEEDPREAILKYADVAVKDPKFIAPAYSQTQPETIFAKSDDEEEAGDAKK, encoded by the exons ATGGAGGATGAATTGGAAGCTATGCGAGCTCACTTCCCTCTTTCTTTCGGCAAGACATCCAATGTTTCGCCGCCCACCGAATCCATCCACAGCGCTACTCGCCGCGCAGACGCCGGAGCTTCGTCGGATTCCAAATCTAATTCCGGCTTTCCGTCTCTGTCTAATTCGTGGATCCAATCTGTTCGCCGTCCCAAACGTAACCGTAATAGCAGCGGCGGTGCTAAATCCGAAGATGATGTATCCGTAGGACCACCACCGCCTCCGACGCAAGAGGATGAAGGAGTTATGGTTGGACCACCAAGGGACGGCAAtgattctgatgatgatgatatgatCGGTCCTCCGCCACCGCCTCGTACTGCTGATGTAGATTCAGATGAAGATGATGTTGACgacgaggaggaggagaatCGGTACAAGATGCCATTAAGCAACGAGATTCAGCTCAAGGGACATACTAAG ATTGTTTCGTGTCTGGCTGTTGATAACGCCGGAGCTAGGGTTCTCTCTGGTAGCTATGACTACACTGTTCGTATGTATGATTTCCAAGGGATGAACTCGAGACTACAGTCCTTTAGGCAGATCGAACCATCTGAAGGTCACCAAGTTCGCAGCTTGAGCTGGAGCCCCACTTCTGGTCAGTTTCTATGCGTCACTGGCTCTGCACAAGCTaag ATTTATGATCGTGATGGTCTTAGCCTTGGTGAGTTCATGAAAGGGGATATGTATATCCGTGATCTTAAGAACACTAAGGGCCACATTTGCGGGTTGACTTTCGGAGAATGGCATCCCAAGAATAAGCAAACGATTTTGACTTCTTCTGAAGACGGGTCCTTGCGTATTTGGGATGTTAATAACTTCTTAAGCCAAACACAG GTTATTAAGCCCAAGCTTGCTAGACCCGGGAGGATTCCTGTTACAACATGTGCTTGGGATCGTGAAGGAAAGCGTATCGCTGGTGGCATTGGAGATGGCTCTATACAG ATTTGGAGTCTCAAGCCGGGATGGGGAAGCCGACCAGACGTATATGTTGGGAAAGCCCACACTGATGATATAACCTCTGTTAAGTTCTCTAGCGATGGGAGAATTCTCCTGTCAAGAAGTTTTGATGGTTCTCTAAAG GTGTGGGACTTGCGGCAGATGAAAGAAGCTCTAAAGGCTTTTGACGGTCTCCCTAATTATTATCCTCAAACCAACGTTGCCTTTAGTCCAGATGAACAAATCATCCTGACTGGAACATCCGTTGAGAAGGACAGTACAATTGGAGGCTTGCTCTGCTTTTACGACCGGACCAAACTCGAGATTGTTCAAAAAGTCGGAATATCTCCAACTTGCAGCGTGGTTCAATGCGCTTGGCACCCGAGGCTGAATCAG ATATTTGCAACATCTGGAGACAAAAGCCAAGGAGGAACTCACATTCTTTACGACCCAACTCAGAGCGAGAGGGGTGCATGTGTCTGCGTTGCACGTGCACCAAGGAAAAAATCTGTAGACGATTACCAACCAGAACCAGTAATACACAACCCTCATGCATTACCGTTGTTCAGAGACGCACCAAGCCGTAAACGACAAAGGGAGAAGACTTTGAAGGATCCTCTTAAAGCCCATAAGCCTGAGCTTCCCATGACTGGTCCTGGTCATGGTGGAAGGGTTGGGACCACTGGTAGCGGCTTGTTAACGCAGTATCTTCTCAAG CAAGGTGGGATGATAAAAGAAACATGGATGGAGGAGGATCCAAGAGAAGCTATATTGAAATACGCAGATGTTGCTGTTAAAGATCCCAAGTTTATTGCTCCTGCTTATTCTCAGACCCAGCCTGAGACCATCTTCGCTAAATCggatgatgaggaagaagcaGGTGATGCCAAAAAATAA